The proteins below come from a single Gaiella occulta genomic window:
- a CDS encoding pyridoxal phosphate-dependent aminotransferase, whose protein sequence is MSGDGAEVVRPSLARLPESRPSPTLDTLARALGLEQIAPLGLNEGPHGPFPAALEAIAAALPYLNRYPGRGSYELSEALAARHGVRREQVLVAAGADAVIGYVCQAALDPGDEAVTGWPSFPSFVRDTQKRDAVPVTVPLAAGGLLDLDAMLDAVTARTRLVFVATPNNPTGTASPRDDVLAFVRALPSHVLPVIDEAYFDYLDPASRLDGIADVLAAGRAALVLRTFSKLYGLAGLRVGYGVGPVAVVDAMRKVQRGYDVGTLAQVAALASLADEAEVVRRREANREAVAALTELLRARGLEPLAGSVANFVLVDVGCDADEAAAALLRRGVSVQSGSPFGAPTCLRVAAGTAEQLSALAAALDSLD, encoded by the coding sequence GTGAGCGGGGACGGCGCAGAGGTCGTCCGGCCCTCGCTCGCACGTCTGCCGGAGAGCCGTCCGAGCCCGACCCTCGATACGCTCGCGCGCGCGCTCGGCCTCGAGCAGATCGCGCCGCTCGGGCTCAACGAGGGCCCGCATGGGCCGTTCCCCGCGGCGCTGGAGGCGATCGCCGCGGCGCTGCCGTATCTCAACCGCTACCCCGGCCGCGGCTCGTACGAGCTGAGCGAGGCGCTCGCCGCTCGTCACGGCGTGCGCCGCGAGCAGGTGCTCGTGGCCGCCGGGGCCGACGCCGTCATCGGCTACGTGTGCCAGGCGGCACTCGACCCGGGGGACGAGGCGGTGACGGGATGGCCCTCGTTCCCGAGCTTCGTGCGCGACACGCAGAAGCGGGACGCGGTGCCGGTCACCGTCCCGCTCGCCGCCGGTGGGCTGCTCGACCTCGACGCCATGCTCGACGCCGTCACCGCGAGGACGCGGCTCGTCTTCGTCGCCACGCCCAACAATCCGACGGGAACGGCGAGCCCTCGCGACGACGTGCTCGCCTTCGTGCGCGCGCTGCCGTCACACGTGCTGCCGGTGATCGACGAGGCGTACTTCGACTACCTCGATCCCGCGTCGCGACTCGACGGCATCGCAGACGTGCTCGCAGCCGGCCGTGCGGCACTCGTGCTGCGCACCTTCTCGAAGCTCTACGGCCTCGCCGGCCTGCGCGTCGGCTACGGCGTCGGCCCGGTCGCCGTGGTCGACGCGATGCGGAAGGTGCAGCGCGGCTACGACGTCGGCACGCTCGCGCAGGTCGCCGCGCTCGCGAGCCTGGCCGACGAGGCGGAGGTCGTGCGCCGGCGCGAGGCGAACCGGGAGGCGGTCGCGGCGCTCACGGAGCTGCTGCGCGCCCGCGGGCTCGAGCCGCTCGCGGGCAGCGTCGCCAACTTCGTGCTCGTCGACGTCGGGTGCGACGCCGACGAGGCCGCCGCCGCGCTGCTGCGGCGCGGCGTCTCCGTCCAGTCGGGATCTCCGTTCGGTGCGCCGACGTGCCTACGCGTCGCCGCGGGCACGGCGGAACAGCTGTCCGCGCTCGCTGCCGCGCTCGACAGCCTCGACTGA
- the lpdA gene encoding dihydrolipoyl dehydrogenase gives MNCDVAVLGGGPAGYTAAIRAAQLGGKVVCIEKEPALGGTCLRVGCIPTKAWVQTAHAIHDARETFAKLGVGVSEPQLDFAQAAAWKDGVVKQMTGGVASLLKANGVDWVQGSGRFTSPTTIAVEGGEDVTFKGAIVATGSYPMRPPIPGLDSPKCVDSTGLLAQTEVPRRLVVLGGGIIGCEFASIFNRFGSEVTIVEMLPTLIPQEDVDAARELLKAFKRRGVAVHLERQCTQVDDRGSHLVVHFGEGESVEADLMLVAVGRAPLVQGLGLDEIGVPTDPRAGVATDAHMRTAVPTIFAAGDVAGRWQLAHTAFREGEIAAENAMGHASSLGEPSVPRPIYTDPEIAGVGLTEAQARERYGDAVAVGVFPWAANARAVMSGDSTGWVKSIHETTYGELLGLVIVGPHATDLVEVGVVAIDAESTVETVADGIAAHPTLSEAIKEAGLVALGRAIHLPPKRR, from the coding sequence ATGAACTGTGACGTCGCCGTCCTCGGAGGCGGCCCGGCCGGCTACACGGCCGCGATTCGCGCGGCCCAGCTCGGCGGCAAGGTCGTCTGCATCGAGAAGGAGCCCGCTCTCGGGGGTACCTGCCTGCGCGTGGGCTGCATCCCCACGAAGGCGTGGGTGCAGACGGCACATGCGATCCACGACGCGCGCGAGACGTTCGCGAAGCTCGGCGTCGGCGTCTCCGAGCCGCAGCTCGACTTCGCGCAGGCTGCGGCCTGGAAGGACGGCGTCGTCAAGCAGATGACCGGCGGCGTCGCCTCGCTCCTGAAGGCCAACGGCGTCGACTGGGTGCAGGGCAGCGGCCGCTTCACGAGCCCGACGACGATCGCGGTGGAGGGCGGCGAGGACGTCACCTTCAAAGGCGCGATCGTCGCCACCGGCTCCTACCCGATGCGCCCGCCGATCCCGGGGCTCGACTCGCCGAAGTGCGTCGACTCGACCGGCCTGCTCGCCCAGACCGAGGTGCCGCGCCGGCTCGTCGTGCTCGGCGGCGGCATCATCGGCTGCGAGTTCGCCTCGATCTTCAACCGCTTCGGCAGCGAGGTGACGATCGTCGAGATGCTGCCGACCCTGATCCCGCAGGAGGACGTGGACGCTGCCAGGGAGCTGCTGAAGGCGTTCAAGCGCCGTGGCGTCGCCGTGCACCTCGAGCGGCAGTGCACGCAGGTGGACGACCGCGGATCGCACCTCGTCGTCCACTTCGGCGAGGGGGAGAGCGTCGAGGCGGATCTGATGCTCGTCGCCGTCGGCCGTGCGCCGCTCGTGCAGGGCCTCGGGCTCGACGAGATCGGCGTCCCCACCGATCCGCGCGCGGGCGTCGCGACCGACGCTCACATGCGCACCGCAGTGCCGACGATCTTCGCCGCGGGCGACGTCGCCGGCCGCTGGCAGCTCGCCCACACCGCCTTCCGCGAGGGTGAGATCGCGGCGGAGAACGCGATGGGGCACGCATCGTCGCTCGGCGAGCCGTCGGTGCCGCGGCCCATCTACACCGACCCGGAGATCGCCGGCGTCGGCCTCACCGAGGCGCAGGCGCGCGAGCGCTACGGCGACGCCGTCGCCGTCGGCGTCTTCCCGTGGGCTGCGAACGCCCGCGCGGTGATGTCGGGCGACTCGACCGGCTGGGTGAAGTCGATCCACGAGACGACGTACGGCGAGCTGCTCGGGCTCGTGATCGTCGGCCCGCACGCGACCGACCTGGTCGAGGTCGGCGTCGTCGCGATCGACGCCGAGTCGACCGTCGAGACGGTCGCCGACGGGATCGCCGCGCACCCGACGCTGTCCGAGGCGATCAAGGAAGCCGGGCTCGTCGCGCTGGGACGGGCGATCCACCTGCCGCCGAAGCGGCGCTAG
- a CDS encoding GNAT family N-acetyltransferase codes for MGGVVVRRGGAQDVRFLRDMLHHAYYWKERRPDAGGPGPVQLYVKAWGRKGDTAVIAVVDGFPVGAAWYRLFRAGAPGYGFVDEHTPELAIAVVPSARGKGVGSALLASLLERARADGFAGISLSVDRLNEGAITLYRQHGFEPVEERGDSLTMLARLA; via the coding sequence GTGGGCGGCGTCGTCGTCCGCAGGGGTGGCGCGCAGGATGTCCGCTTCCTGCGCGACATGCTGCACCACGCCTACTACTGGAAGGAGCGCCGGCCTGACGCGGGCGGCCCCGGCCCGGTGCAGCTCTACGTGAAGGCGTGGGGCCGCAAGGGCGACACGGCCGTGATCGCGGTCGTCGACGGGTTCCCCGTCGGCGCCGCCTGGTACCGGCTGTTCCGGGCGGGCGCCCCCGGCTACGGCTTCGTCGACGAGCACACCCCCGAGCTGGCGATCGCCGTCGTCCCGAGCGCCCGCGGCAAGGGCGTCGGCAGCGCCCTGCTCGCCTCGCTCCTCGAGCGCGCCCGCGCAGACGGCTTCGCCGGCATCAGCCTCAGCGTCGACAGGCTCAACGAGGGCGCGATCACCCTGTACCGGCAGCACGGCTTCGAGCCCGTCGAGGAGAGGGGCGATTCCCTCACGATGCTCGCCCGTCTCGCGTGA
- a CDS encoding dihydrolipoamide acetyltransferase family protein, producing MATEVRLPRLGQGMESGTIVRWLKSEGEPVKKREPLYELDTDKVTQEVEAEADGVLLRIVVREGEVDVGTTIAVIGKEGEDVSAALLPAETSRGNGSESAEAARGGAEAPAAPEPASREPRPSPPGSPHEGRRRASPLARRIARERGIDLATIAGTGPDGRIIAEDVEKAQPAAAAATAAPALPAEVEVVELTTIRKTIARRLTEAWTAPVFQLGVSADMTEVLHLREQLVAGLAEGDVKPTVNDVLTKLAGVALMRHMPVNATFDGETIQRSALAHVGMAVAAPNGLVVPVIRDAGRSTIQQIARQRADLVVRARAGKLTLGDMQGGTFTISNLGMFGVEQFVAVLNPPQVAILAVAAVKDTPVVVDGELDVAPMMQMTLTCDHRAIDGADGAEFLRTLVALVEQPALAL from the coding sequence GTGGCGACGGAAGTCAGGCTCCCGCGGCTCGGACAGGGAATGGAGTCGGGCACGATCGTGCGCTGGCTCAAGTCGGAGGGCGAGCCGGTGAAGAAGCGCGAGCCGCTGTACGAGCTCGACACCGACAAGGTGACGCAGGAGGTCGAGGCCGAAGCCGACGGCGTGCTGCTGCGGATCGTCGTCCGCGAGGGCGAGGTCGACGTCGGCACGACGATCGCCGTCATCGGCAAGGAGGGCGAGGACGTCTCCGCCGCCCTCCTGCCGGCCGAGACGTCCAGGGGCAACGGCAGCGAGTCGGCCGAGGCCGCGCGCGGCGGCGCCGAGGCGCCGGCGGCGCCGGAGCCCGCGTCGCGAGAGCCTCGCCCCTCCCCTCCGGGCTCTCCGCACGAGGGCCGGCGCCGAGCCTCCCCGCTCGCCCGCCGCATCGCGCGCGAGCGCGGGATCGATCTCGCCACGATCGCGGGCACGGGGCCCGACGGGCGCATCATCGCGGAGGACGTCGAGAAGGCGCAGCCCGCTGCGGCCGCCGCGACGGCAGCGCCGGCGCTCCCCGCCGAGGTCGAGGTCGTGGAGCTGACGACGATCCGCAAGACGATCGCGCGCCGGCTCACGGAGGCGTGGACGGCGCCCGTGTTCCAGCTCGGCGTCTCCGCGGACATGACCGAGGTTCTGCACCTGCGCGAGCAGCTCGTCGCCGGCCTCGCCGAGGGCGACGTCAAGCCCACCGTCAACGACGTGCTCACGAAGCTCGCGGGCGTCGCGTTGATGCGGCACATGCCCGTCAACGCGACCTTCGACGGCGAGACGATCCAGCGCTCGGCGCTCGCCCACGTCGGCATGGCCGTGGCCGCGCCGAACGGCCTCGTCGTCCCCGTCATCCGCGACGCCGGCCGGAGCACGATCCAGCAGATCGCACGGCAGCGGGCTGATCTCGTCGTACGCGCGCGCGCCGGCAAGCTCACCCTCGGCGACATGCAGGGCGGCACGTTCACGATCTCGAACCTCGGCATGTTCGGCGTCGAGCAGTTCGTCGCCGTTCTGAACCCTCCGCAGGTCGCGATCCTGGCGGTCGCTGCCGTCAAGGACACGCCCGTGGTCGTCGACGGCGAGCTCGACGTCGCACCGATGATGCAGATGACGCTCACCTGCGACCACCGCGCGATCGACGGGGCCGACGGCGCCGAGTTCCTGCGCACGCTCGTGGCCCTCGTGGAGCAGCCGGCACTCGCGCTGTAG
- a CDS encoding alpha-ketoacid dehydrogenase subunit beta, with translation MAELTYREAVRDALSQAMRGDERVFMMGEDIAEMGGSMGVTTGMLAEFGPQRIRNTPISEIAIVGAGIGAAVQGMLPVVEIMYEDFLTISMEQIVNQAAKHRTMSGGQVKVPLTIRTQGGAGWSPGAQHAQQLEAWFTHVPGLKVVFASTPEDVRGLLWSAIYDPNPVIFFEHRTLYPIKGEVPDTIAPIPLGKARVHREGGDCTVVATGRLVHEALKAAELAEKDGISIEVVDPRTLSPLDADALVASVRKTTRCVTAHEAVVQGGFGAELAAVIQHGAFDYLDAPIERVGAKFAPLAFAPVMEEFIVPHASDVLDAVKKTLARA, from the coding sequence ATGGCCGAGCTGACCTACCGCGAGGCCGTCCGCGACGCGCTCTCCCAGGCGATGCGCGGCGACGAGCGCGTGTTCATGATGGGCGAGGACATCGCCGAGATGGGCGGCTCCATGGGCGTCACGACCGGCATGCTGGCCGAGTTCGGGCCACAGCGGATCCGCAACACCCCCATCTCGGAGATCGCCATCGTCGGGGCCGGCATCGGCGCCGCCGTCCAGGGCATGCTGCCCGTCGTCGAGATCATGTACGAGGACTTCCTCACGATCTCGATGGAGCAGATCGTCAATCAGGCCGCCAAGCACCGCACGATGTCGGGCGGCCAGGTGAAGGTGCCGCTGACGATCCGCACGCAGGGCGGCGCCGGCTGGTCGCCGGGCGCCCAGCACGCCCAGCAGCTCGAGGCGTGGTTCACGCACGTGCCGGGCCTCAAGGTGGTCTTCGCCTCGACGCCGGAGGACGTGCGCGGCCTGCTGTGGTCTGCGATCTACGACCCGAACCCGGTCATCTTCTTCGAGCACCGCACCCTGTACCCGATCAAGGGCGAGGTGCCCGACACGATCGCCCCGATTCCACTCGGCAAGGCGCGCGTCCACCGCGAGGGCGGCGACTGCACCGTCGTCGCGACCGGAAGGCTCGTGCACGAGGCGCTGAAGGCGGCGGAGCTGGCAGAGAAGGACGGCATCTCGATCGAGGTCGTCGACCCGCGCACGCTGTCGCCGCTCGATGCCGACGCGCTCGTCGCGAGCGTCAGGAAGACGACGCGCTGCGTCACCGCCCACGAGGCGGTCGTGCAGGGCGGCTTCGGCGCCGAGCTCGCCGCCGTGATCCAGCACGGCGCCTTCGACTACCTCGATGCGCCGATCGAGCGGGTGGGGGCGAAGTTCGCGCCGCTCGCGTTCGCGCCGGTGATGGAGGAGTTCATCGTCCCGCATGCGAGCGACGTGCTCGACGCGGTCAAGAAGACGCTGGCGAGGGCGTAG
- a CDS encoding thiamine pyrophosphate-dependent dehydrogenase E1 component subunit alpha → MTQVEGEPRVDAVLPEERLRGLFREMLVIRRFEEKVEERFRAGELPGFLHVAIGQEAVACGVCAALEPDDVISSTHRAHAHTIAKGTHINAVMAEMYGKKEGCSGGYGGSMHLYDVARGNMGANAVVGAGLPMMAGAALAFTLKGEPRVAVPFFGDGATNTGAFHESMNLAQLWKLPVVFVLENNGWAESTPASQQLPLAVEDMHHRALAYGMHHLEVDGQDVEAVFAATREARAHAVSGKGPVFMNVRTFRFTGHYVGDPQVYRDKAEARELAETHDPIERLRVRLGVSDEDFERLDAEVQAEVDASVDFAKAGTDPAPEDALRWVYADGTMERS, encoded by the coding sequence ATGACCCAGGTCGAAGGAGAGCCGCGCGTCGACGCAGTCCTCCCGGAAGAGCGCCTGCGCGGGCTCTTCCGCGAGATGCTCGTGATCCGACGCTTCGAGGAGAAGGTCGAGGAGCGCTTCCGCGCAGGGGAGCTGCCCGGCTTCCTCCACGTCGCGATCGGCCAGGAGGCCGTCGCGTGCGGCGTCTGCGCCGCGCTCGAGCCCGACGACGTGATCTCGTCCACCCATCGCGCGCACGCGCACACGATCGCCAAGGGCACGCACATCAACGCCGTGATGGCCGAGATGTACGGGAAGAAGGAGGGGTGCTCGGGCGGCTACGGCGGATCCATGCACCTCTACGACGTCGCGCGCGGGAACATGGGCGCGAACGCCGTCGTGGGCGCCGGCCTGCCGATGATGGCAGGCGCAGCGCTCGCCTTCACGCTGAAGGGCGAGCCGCGGGTCGCGGTGCCGTTCTTCGGCGACGGCGCCACCAACACCGGCGCCTTCCACGAGTCGATGAACCTGGCGCAGCTGTGGAAGCTCCCCGTCGTGTTCGTGCTCGAGAACAACGGCTGGGCGGAGTCGACGCCCGCGTCGCAGCAGCTGCCTCTGGCCGTCGAGGACATGCACCATCGCGCGCTCGCCTACGGCATGCACCACCTGGAGGTCGACGGCCAGGACGTCGAGGCCGTCTTCGCGGCGACGCGCGAGGCACGCGCGCACGCCGTCTCCGGCAAGGGCCCGGTGTTCATGAACGTGCGCACGTTCCGGTTCACCGGGCACTACGTCGGCGATCCGCAGGTCTACCGCGACAAGGCGGAGGCGCGCGAGCTCGCGGAGACCCACGACCCGATCGAGCGCCTGCGCGTCCGGCTCGGCGTCTCCGACGAGGACTTCGAGCGCCTCGACGCCGAGGTGCAGGCGGAGGTCGACGCGTCCGTCGACTTCGCCAAGGCGGGCACCGACCCCGCCCCCGAGGACGCGCTCAGATGGGTCTACGCCGACGGCACGATGGAGCGCTCCTGA
- the pheT gene encoding phenylalanine--tRNA ligase subunit beta, with translation MKAPLSWLREYVRVDATAHEIARRLAVSSLEVDRVVDVGVADVADNLSYLRVGRVVEAVKHPNADKLQLCQVDVGEGEPRQIVCGAWNFGAGATVAVGLPGVLLPGFPGPLDERPLRGALSRGMILAEDEIGLGTDHDGITLLPDGIEPGTPLADVLPLREQVLEVTPTINRVDLLSMVGLAREVATLFDGELLPVEVEDPPIHHPEWVDVAVDDPDGCPRYIGRVIKGVAVGPSPMWLRARLHAAGMRSISNVVDVTNYVMHVFGSPLHAFDRARLDGGRIVVRRARAGEQLRTLDGALRTLDERDLLITDGVKPVALAAVMGGQESEVSAATTEILLEAANFEPIGILRTSERLALRTEGSNRWEKGVDPHLAEQAAVLASRLIVDLAGGELTGSVDIHAGLPEPPVVRLRPERAERVIGLAVARDEQRAILERLGFQVSDAWDVTVPTWRARDVTREIDVIEEVARVVLDRVPATMPLRRCVQGHLTREQRLRRVIEDVLVGAGFSEAYTWSLVASDPDPAALRLPDPMSGDQAILRTTLLEGLVDAARVNLDAGNTAIALFELARVYLPSGERLPDERWRVGGIAEGGFAAARSAVEALYDALHLDLRVRRTARPFLHPGKAGETDAGWLGELHPTLLDGSWGVFELDVATLIAPIPERILYDDVITFPPLRQDLAVVVADDVEAAALVDAVLAAGAPELREARVFDVYTGDQAGAGRKSVAIHLSLQAPDRTLSDDEAAVVRARILSALAERFGAELRGERGPERKPNRRRSRSPG, from the coding sequence GTGAAGGCCCCGCTCTCCTGGCTCCGCGAGTACGTCCGTGTCGACGCGACGGCGCACGAGATCGCCCGTCGCCTCGCCGTCTCGTCGCTCGAGGTCGACCGCGTCGTCGACGTCGGCGTCGCAGACGTCGCGGACAACCTCTCGTACCTGCGCGTCGGCCGCGTCGTCGAGGCCGTCAAGCATCCGAACGCGGACAAGCTGCAGCTGTGCCAGGTCGACGTGGGGGAGGGCGAGCCGCGCCAGATCGTCTGCGGCGCCTGGAACTTCGGCGCCGGCGCCACCGTCGCCGTCGGTCTGCCGGGTGTGCTGCTGCCCGGCTTCCCGGGCCCGCTCGACGAGCGCCCGCTCCGCGGCGCGCTGTCGCGCGGGATGATCCTCGCCGAAGACGAGATCGGGCTCGGCACCGATCACGACGGCATCACGCTGCTTCCCGACGGGATCGAGCCCGGCACGCCGCTCGCCGACGTGCTGCCGCTGCGGGAGCAGGTGCTCGAGGTGACGCCGACGATCAACCGCGTCGATCTGCTCTCGATGGTCGGCCTCGCGCGCGAGGTGGCGACGCTGTTCGACGGCGAGCTGCTGCCCGTCGAGGTCGAGGATCCGCCGATCCATCACCCCGAGTGGGTGGACGTCGCCGTCGACGATCCCGACGGCTGCCCGCGCTACATCGGCCGCGTCATCAAGGGCGTCGCCGTCGGGCCGTCGCCGATGTGGCTGCGCGCGCGCCTGCACGCGGCCGGTATGCGCTCGATCTCGAACGTCGTCGACGTCACGAACTACGTCATGCACGTGTTCGGCAGCCCGCTGCATGCCTTCGACCGCGCCAGGCTGGACGGCGGGCGCATCGTCGTCCGTCGCGCCAGGGCCGGGGAGCAGCTGCGCACGCTCGACGGCGCCTTGCGCACGCTCGACGAGCGCGACCTGCTCATCACCGACGGTGTGAAGCCGGTGGCGCTCGCCGCCGTCATGGGCGGCCAGGAGAGCGAGGTGTCCGCCGCGACGACCGAGATCCTGCTCGAGGCCGCGAACTTCGAGCCGATCGGGATCCTGCGGACGTCCGAGCGGCTCGCCCTGCGCACCGAGGGCTCCAACCGCTGGGAGAAGGGCGTCGACCCCCACCTGGCAGAGCAGGCCGCCGTGCTCGCGAGCCGGCTCATCGTCGACCTCGCGGGCGGCGAGCTGACCGGCAGCGTCGACATCCACGCGGGCCTGCCCGAGCCGCCCGTCGTGCGCCTGCGCCCCGAGCGCGCCGAACGCGTCATCGGGCTCGCCGTCGCCCGCGACGAGCAGCGCGCGATCCTCGAGCGGCTCGGCTTCCAGGTCTCCGACGCGTGGGACGTGACCGTGCCGACGTGGCGCGCACGCGACGTCACGCGCGAGATCGACGTGATCGAGGAGGTCGCCCGCGTGGTGCTCGATCGCGTGCCGGCGACGATGCCGCTGCGCCGCTGCGTGCAGGGGCACCTGACGAGGGAGCAGCGGCTGCGGCGGGTGATCGAGGATGTGCTCGTCGGGGCCGGCTTCAGCGAGGCGTACACGTGGAGTCTCGTCGCGTCCGACCCCGATCCGGCCGCGCTGCGGCTGCCCGACCCGATGAGCGGCGACCAGGCGATCCTGCGTACGACGCTGCTCGAGGGGCTCGTCGACGCCGCGCGCGTCAACCTCGACGCCGGCAATACGGCGATCGCGCTGTTCGAGCTCGCGCGCGTCTACCTCCCGAGCGGCGAGCGGCTGCCCGACGAGCGCTGGCGGGTCGGCGGCATCGCCGAGGGCGGCTTCGCCGCGGCCCGCAGCGCCGTCGAGGCGCTGTACGACGCGCTCCACCTCGACCTGCGGGTGCGCCGCACGGCGCGCCCGTTCCTGCACCCGGGCAAGGCGGGGGAGACCGACGCCGGGTGGCTCGGGGAGCTCCACCCGACCCTCCTCGACGGCTCGTGGGGCGTGTTCGAGCTCGACGTGGCGACGCTGATCGCCCCGATTCCCGAGCGCATCCTCTACGACGACGTCATCACGTTCCCGCCGCTGCGCCAGGATCTCGCGGTCGTCGTCGCCGACGACGTGGAGGCCGCCGCGCTCGTCGATGCCGTCCTCGCCGCCGGCGCGCCCGAGCTGCGGGAGGCGCGCGTGTTCGACGTCTACACCGGCGACCAGGCCGGCGCGGGTCGCAAGTCGGTGGCGATCCACCTCTCGCTGCAGGCGCCGGATCGGACGCTCTCCGACGACGAGGCGGCCGTCGTGCGCGCCCGCATCCTGTCGGCGCTCGCCGAGCGCTTCGGCGCCGAGCTGCGCGGCGAGCGCGGGCCGGAGCGCAAACCGAATCGGCGCCGATCGCGTAGTCCGGGGTGA
- the pheS gene encoding phenylalanine--tRNA ligase subunit alpha: MDAEALEQEGLSAAAAAASTAEIEAVRVEYLGRKSALKRALREVRERETGMALNAVRERLEAAIDARAAALARAELDARLTSERVDVTLPVDGYRRGRLHLITQIRREVEDVFLGLGYRVVDGREVETTRYNFDGLNFPPGHPARSPLATLFLDDETVLRTETSPSQIRTMEAQQPPVYIVSLGRTYRRDTPDATHSPIFHQVEGLAVDEGITLADLTGTLDFLLKKLFGEQRRTEFRTHYFPFTEPSIEAYVSCHVCDGDGCPVCRHSGWIEVGGAGMVDPKLFEFVGYDPERVTGFAFGWGLERIAMLRHEFPDLRELWRNDLRFSRQF, translated from the coding sequence ATGGACGCCGAAGCGCTCGAGCAGGAGGGGCTCTCCGCCGCGGCCGCGGCGGCGTCGACAGCCGAGATCGAGGCGGTCCGGGTCGAGTACCTCGGCCGCAAGAGCGCCCTCAAGCGGGCTCTCAGGGAGGTGCGCGAGCGCGAGACCGGCATGGCGCTGAACGCGGTGCGGGAGCGGCTCGAGGCGGCGATCGACGCACGCGCCGCCGCGCTCGCCCGCGCCGAGCTCGACGCCCGCCTGACGAGCGAGCGCGTCGACGTGACGCTGCCCGTCGACGGCTACCGCCGGGGTCGCCTGCACCTCATCACCCAGATCCGGCGCGAGGTGGAGGACGTGTTCCTCGGGCTCGGCTATCGCGTCGTCGACGGCCGCGAGGTCGAGACGACCCGCTACAACTTCGACGGGCTCAACTTCCCGCCCGGCCACCCGGCGCGCTCACCGCTCGCGACGCTCTTCCTCGACGACGAGACGGTGCTGCGCACCGAGACGTCGCCGTCCCAGATCCGGACGATGGAGGCGCAGCAGCCGCCCGTCTACATCGTCTCGCTCGGCCGCACCTACCGGCGGGACACGCCGGATGCGACCCACTCGCCGATCTTCCACCAGGTGGAGGGCCTTGCCGTCGACGAGGGGATCACGCTCGCCGACCTCACGGGCACGCTCGACTTCCTACTCAAGAAGCTCTTCGGCGAGCAGCGCCGCACCGAGTTCCGCACGCACTACTTCCCGTTCACCGAGCCGTCGATCGAGGCGTATGTCTCCTGCCACGTCTGCGACGGCGACGGCTGCCCCGTCTGCCGCCATTCCGGCTGGATCGAGGTCGGCGGCGCCGGCATGGTCGACCCGAAGCTGTTCGAGTTCGTCGGCTACGACCCCGAGCGCGTCACCGGCTTCGCCTTCGGCTGGGGCCTCGAGCGTATCGCGATGCTGCGCCACGAGTTCCCCGACCTGCGCGAGCTGTGGCGCAACGACCTGCGCTTCTCGAGGCAGTTCTAG
- a CDS encoding class I SAM-dependent methyltransferase — MALYDPIAAIYDPWSRSVTEDIGFYVDEAVASGGPVVELAVGTGRIAVPVAEAGVRVIGIDQSGGMLELARTYARERGVEALLDLRLGDLREPPVDERVPLVVCPFRSLLHMRDETEKLRALSAARALLRPGGRLVFDVFSPSPADIAETDGLWLEREEGIFERADWDEGSRTLTLSVRGGEAAATMTLHWLSALEWRRLLDEAGFDVVGLYGWFDRRPHDGGEDSIWVCRRRG; from the coding sequence GTGGCCCTCTACGACCCGATCGCCGCCATCTACGACCCCTGGAGCCGGTCGGTGACCGAGGACATCGGCTTCTACGTCGACGAAGCCGTGGCCTCGGGCGGGCCCGTCGTCGAGCTGGCCGTCGGCACGGGGCGCATCGCCGTCCCGGTCGCCGAGGCGGGTGTGCGCGTGATCGGGATCGACCAGTCCGGCGGGATGCTCGAGCTCGCACGGACGTATGCCCGCGAGCGCGGCGTCGAGGCGCTGCTCGACCTGCGGCTCGGCGACCTCCGCGAGCCGCCGGTCGACGAGCGCGTCCCGCTCGTCGTGTGCCCGTTCCGCTCGCTCCTGCACATGCGGGACGAGACGGAGAAGCTGCGCGCGCTGAGCGCCGCCCGCGCCCTGCTCAGGCCGGGCGGGCGGCTCGTGTTCGACGTCTTCTCCCCCAGTCCCGCCGACATCGCGGAGACCGACGGCCTGTGGCTGGAGCGCGAGGAGGGCATCTTCGAGCGCGCCGACTGGGACGAGGGCTCGCGCACGCTCACCCTCTCCGTGCGGGGAGGCGAGGCGGCGGCGACGATGACGCTGCACTGGCTCTCCGCGCTCGAGTGGCGCCGTCTGCTCGACGAGGCCGGCTTCGACGTCGTCGGGCTGTACGGCTGGTTCGACCGGCGCCCCCACGACGGCGGCGAGGACAGCATCTGGGTCTGCCGCAGACGGGGCTGA